The Legionella jordanis genomic sequence TGAAACCACCCCATTGAGAGAAACTTACGCTCAAAAATACTATGAGCTTCGCAAACACAAAAATATCAATCTGCCAATCGCCCTTGAACGAATGGCAGACGTGAATTATTTTGCAGCCATGATGGTTTACTGTGGTGATGCCGATGGCATGGTGTCTGGTGCTGCCCATACTACCGCCGATACAGTTCGTCCTGCTTTAGAAATTATTAAAACAAAACCTGATGTCAATAAGGTTTCTTCGGTATTCATCATGTGTATGCCAACGCGGGTATTAATTTATGGTGATTGCGCCATTAATCCTGAACCCGATAGCCAAACCCTTGCCGAAATTGCGATTCAAGCAGCGCAAATTGCAAAAAATCTAGGCATTAAGCCTAAAGTTGCATTACTATCCTACTCCTCTGGGCATTCTGGCAAAGGCGAAAGCGTGGAAAAAGTCGCTAAAGCATTGGACATTGTAAAACAATTGAAACCCCAATTAGTGGTTGAAGGCCCAATTCAATATGACGCGGCAGTTGATCCTGAGGTTGCCAGAAAAAAATTGCCTAATTCTAAATTGCTGGGTGATGCCAATGTTTTAATTTTTCCTGATCTCAATACGGGTAACAACACATACAAAGCGGTGCAGAGAGAAACAGGCGCTCTGGCAATAGGACCAGTTTTGCTCGGCTTAAATAAACCTGTGAATGATTTAAGCCGCGGTTGCACTCCTGAAGACATCATAAACACGATTTTGGTTACAGCCATACAGGCTAAAGGAGATAAGTAATGAATGTACTAACACTCAATGCAGGAAGCTCCTCAATAAAATATAAAGCGTTTAAAGTCGATCACGAGCAAACTCTTTCTCTGCTTTCAGGACTTATTGAAGGAATAGGTGAAATCAGTGGCCATTGGCACCACACTGATAATAAAGGAACAAAAGAAAGCAAAGCCTGCACTTTTTCGAATCACGAAGAAGCATTTACTGCTTTAGCCCACAAGTTAAAAGAAGATTTAGTTAAATATCCCATACAAGGAGTTGGCCACCGGGTCGTTCATGGTGGTAATGATTATTTTTTACCAACAATCATTAACCCTGAGGTGTTGGAAAATATTAAAAAACTTTCGCAGTTAGCTCCTATTCACAATCCCATCAATGCCCTGGGGATACAATTCGCCCAACAACATTTCCCTCAGGCTTTGCATGTCGCTGTATTTGATAGCGGTTTTCATCACAGCATACCTCCTCATGTACACAATTATGCCATCAATAGAGGGATTACCCAGAAATATCAAATCAAACGTTATGGTTTTCATGGCATTAACCATGAATACGTCGCGAGAAGCGCTGCTGCTTTCTTAAATAAACCCTTGGAGACATGCAATTTTATTAGTTTACACCTAGGTAACGGAGCAAGTGCCTGTCTCATAAAAAATGGAGAGTCTTTTGACACCACCATGGGGATGACGCCTTTGGCGGGTTTAATCATGGGAACACGTTGCGGAGATATTGATCCTGCAATCCCCTTGTATCTGCAGTATCAAGGAATGAGTACTGTCGAGGTGGATAACCTCTTGAATAAAAACAGCGGCCTTAAAGGGATAGCAAACGAAAATGATATGCGTCGCCTAATTGAACGGGCATCAGCAGAGGACGAATCGGCTATTTTGGCCATTGATATGTATGTCTA encodes the following:
- a CDS encoding acetate/propionate family kinase, which codes for MNVLTLNAGSSSIKYKAFKVDHEQTLSLLSGLIEGIGEISGHWHHTDNKGTKESKACTFSNHEEAFTALAHKLKEDLVKYPIQGVGHRVVHGGNDYFLPTIINPEVLENIKKLSQLAPIHNPINALGIQFAQQHFPQALHVAVFDSGFHHSIPPHVHNYAINRGITQKYQIKRYGFHGINHEYVARSAAAFLNKPLETCNFISLHLGNGASACLIKNGESFDTTMGMTPLAGLIMGTRCGDIDPAIPLYLQYQGMSTVEVDNLLNKNSGLKGIANENDMRRLIERASAEDESAILAIDMYVYSLQKIIGAYCSQIADLDALIFTGGVGENASIIREKVIDPLSHLDFELNHKVNQQKVDSNCFDISAKGKRILVIRGDEEALIAQKVENIVVNLF